From Desulfatitalea tepidiphila, one genomic window encodes:
- a CDS encoding translocation/assembly module TamB domain-containing protein produces the protein MRPKLHKIALVAGAVCCLVLITALAAISIFLNSDRSRDLALDHLHSVIQGRLRIGDHRVDLIAGRLVLSDVRLDDRRGEPVAEARRLQAQIRWLPLLVRAIHISRVTIEDPLLSLAWDARDRLELLDIVPGSNAPSGDASDGASDWQVRLDDLRVKNGQVIFDRPATKWSGNAHDIHVSAGGDLKRRTAQLRVSVGRAEGRFEETQGSVSDIVVSARYAPDRGRPIRLTLETARSNASAEGRLNLDADRPEATAVVEIDLDLAEIQPWLPADGVSQGRAKARMTLDGPLDDFGAALTLTLSDAMAWETPVRALKLDALLENRVVEIEGLTAEDEWGRIGLAGRVDLRPVFPSSFGQAAAGWSAALLQIDLKGQDIRPERITALEIPWDGVWQAQLRMQGDVGDAWRGKGQAEIDLSAADLKGPGMLQSGDGRLVAYLRWAGGRLNLDSCQANLDDTTLEAGGTLDWEQHRIDARATLRSDRIASLGALLDMPLPDGGALLRLEVEGTWDRPLARGALLAENLALDSRHLGRLLAEGALNPEGVLHIHRLALENRGSHVEGKGRLTLKDGDGRWSSDPGIEGDLDLANVQLSDFFGPVAVDASLNGRLRIQGSATHPRADLTLESSPVAWQDIKGVIDGRLLYDDGDLTVSALRLASGRSDIRLQGNLAFRNGRGGPWRADPIVQAEVNSTALHLADFGRGLEGTATLDAEVAGTLSRLRGAYRLTGRDLDLRDQKLAAVDLEGRLAEDTVIVDRMTVSPVAGEEIIGKGWYAFDRRFAAEAATEGFDVRNIHRLQTGGPVHGRLVGMLSADGTLDQPQMSGRLWLRQPRIHGQAWDDFRFDLDLREERLAIDADLTFALKADYHLQSGDFGLTAVLDRTDLAPYLALLADNRWQGRLSGRLHANGNVNRLETADAVVELSDGELRFRKARLISFATLAADLHDGVVAVPEARVRLMQDGDLKVSAVGPVDRDLAVRIDGVLPLAAVAPFSDAVADASGNARFQIQGRGALTRMTWQGEVALEEVGCRLVELGQTLHGLSGRLRVSPGQVSIETVSGRIGEGDFSMDGTVPIAGMQPAGADLRIAAHALPLVWPDTMEAKIGADLTLKGDARQLVLQGQVVLLEGIYYKDFKLNLLSALTETQRPEPLPAQWQAPEWMEKIRLDVIITHRYPLLVDNNVARLEIVPDLKLTGSVARPLLDGRAQVAEGEIIFRKKSFTVKRGVVDFVNPYRIEPILDIQAEARIREWLIGLSAQGTPQQLKVRLSSDPPESDANILSLIVFGQTSSEFSSNGGGGTTTGQMLAALVASTWGEDIQKETGLDILEVETGGDTQGEDRIELTVGKKLTSRLTLKYALESKNNQLVQRAISEYRLLEHMSASGFQDTAGNYGGELLFRIEFR, from the coding sequence ATGCGACCGAAACTCCACAAAATTGCCCTCGTTGCCGGTGCCGTGTGCTGTCTCGTCCTGATCACGGCCCTGGCGGCGATCTCCATTTTTCTCAACAGTGACAGAAGCCGGGACCTGGCGTTGGACCACCTCCATTCGGTCATCCAGGGCCGGCTGAGGATCGGCGACCATCGGGTGGATCTCATCGCCGGCCGCCTCGTTTTGTCCGATGTCCGTCTGGACGACCGCCGGGGCGAGCCTGTTGCCGAGGCGAGGCGGTTGCAGGCTCAAATCCGCTGGCTCCCCCTGCTCGTCCGGGCCATTCATATCTCCCGCGTGACCATAGAGGATCCCCTCCTATCCCTGGCCTGGGATGCCCGGGATCGACTCGAGCTGCTCGACATCGTGCCCGGTTCGAATGCGCCATCCGGCGATGCGTCCGATGGTGCATCGGACTGGCAGGTTCGTCTGGATGACCTGCGGGTGAAGAACGGGCAGGTCATTTTCGACCGTCCGGCCACGAAATGGAGCGGCAACGCCCATGACATCCACGTATCGGCCGGAGGCGACCTGAAGCGGCGTACCGCCCAACTTCGGGTTTCCGTCGGCCGGGCGGAGGGGCGATTCGAAGAGACCCAGGGATCGGTGAGCGATATCGTGGTGTCGGCCCGGTATGCGCCGGACCGAGGCCGTCCCATCCGGCTGACGCTCGAGACCGCACGATCGAATGCAAGTGCCGAGGGCCGCCTGAACCTGGACGCGGACCGACCCGAGGCCACAGCGGTGGTCGAGATCGATCTGGACCTGGCGGAAATTCAACCGTGGCTGCCTGCCGACGGCGTCTCGCAGGGCCGGGCCAAAGCCAGAATGACCCTCGACGGCCCGCTGGATGACTTTGGTGCGGCCCTGACCCTGACCCTCTCCGACGCCATGGCATGGGAAACCCCGGTGCGCGCCCTGAAGCTCGACGCGCTTTTGGAAAACCGGGTGGTGGAAATCGAGGGTTTGACCGCAGAGGACGAATGGGGGCGAATCGGACTCGCCGGTCGTGTGGACCTGCGCCCTGTTTTCCCCAGCTCCTTCGGCCAGGCTGCTGCCGGATGGTCGGCCGCGCTCTTACAGATCGACCTGAAGGGACAAGACATCCGACCCGAACGCATCACCGCACTGGAAATCCCGTGGGACGGGGTGTGGCAAGCCCAATTGCGGATGCAAGGTGATGTCGGGGACGCATGGCGCGGCAAGGGTCAAGCCGAAATCGACCTGAGCGCGGCCGATCTGAAAGGGCCGGGCATGCTCCAGTCCGGCGACGGCAGGCTGGTCGCCTACCTGCGCTGGGCCGGCGGCCGGCTCAATCTGGATTCATGCCAGGCGAACCTGGATGACACGACCCTGGAGGCCGGCGGCACCCTGGATTGGGAACAACACCGCATCGACGCGCGGGCCACCTTGCGTTCGGATCGCATCGCATCGTTGGGTGCACTGTTGGACATGCCCCTGCCGGACGGCGGCGCGCTGTTGAGGCTGGAAGTCGAGGGCACCTGGGATCGGCCGCTGGCCCGCGGCGCGCTCCTGGCCGAGAATCTGGCTCTGGACAGCCGGCACTTGGGCCGGTTGCTGGCCGAAGGGGCGTTGAACCCCGAGGGCGTGCTCCACATCCACCGTCTGGCACTGGAAAACCGGGGCAGCCATGTAGAAGGCAAGGGTCGCTTGACCCTGAAGGATGGTGACGGCCGTTGGTCGTCCGACCCGGGGATCGAGGGCGATCTGGACTTGGCCAACGTGCAGCTCTCCGACTTTTTCGGGCCGGTGGCTGTCGATGCATCGCTCAATGGCCGCCTTCGGATTCAGGGCAGTGCAACGCATCCCCGGGCTGATCTCACCCTGGAAAGCAGTCCGGTCGCATGGCAGGATATCAAGGGCGTTATCGACGGCCGCCTCCTTTATGACGATGGCGACCTGACGGTCTCTGCGCTCCGGCTCGCCAGCGGCCGCTCCGATATCCGCCTGCAAGGCAACTTGGCGTTTCGCAACGGGCGTGGCGGCCCCTGGCGTGCCGATCCCATCGTGCAAGCCGAGGTCAACAGCACTGCCCTGCACCTGGCCGATTTCGGCCGAGGGCTGGAGGGTACGGCCACGTTGGACGCCGAGGTGGCCGGCACCCTATCCCGGTTGCGCGGCGCCTACCGCCTGACCGGCCGCGATCTCGACCTGCGCGACCAGAAGCTCGCCGCTGTAGACCTCGAAGGCCGCCTGGCCGAAGATACCGTGATCGTGGATCGCATGACCGTCAGCCCGGTGGCAGGCGAGGAGATCATCGGCAAGGGCTGGTATGCCTTTGACCGGCGGTTCGCGGCAGAGGCGGCCACAGAAGGTTTCGATGTGCGCAACATCCACCGACTGCAGACCGGTGGTCCGGTGCACGGCCGGTTGGTAGGCATGCTCAGTGCCGACGGCACCCTGGATCAGCCGCAGATGTCCGGCCGTCTCTGGCTTCGACAGCCCCGGATTCACGGCCAGGCCTGGGACGATTTTCGTTTCGATCTGGACCTGCGGGAAGAACGCCTGGCCATCGATGCGGATCTCACCTTCGCGCTCAAGGCCGATTATCATCTGCAAAGCGGCGATTTCGGCCTGACCGCCGTGCTGGATCGCACCGACCTGGCGCCCTACCTGGCGCTGTTGGCCGACAATCGGTGGCAGGGACGCCTCTCGGGCCGGCTGCATGCCAACGGCAACGTCAATCGACTGGAAACGGCGGACGCTGTGGTAGAACTTTCGGACGGCGAATTGCGTTTCAGGAAAGCGCGCTTGATCAGCTTCGCGACCCTGGCCGCTGATCTGCACGACGGGGTCGTGGCCGTGCCCGAAGCCCGGGTGCGCCTGATGCAGGACGGTGACCTGAAGGTCAGTGCCGTCGGCCCTGTGGATCGCGATCTGGCGGTACGAATCGACGGGGTGCTTCCCCTGGCCGCCGTTGCCCCTTTCAGCGATGCCGTTGCCGATGCATCGGGAAACGCGCGATTTCAAATTCAGGGTCGAGGCGCCCTGACCCGGATGACGTGGCAGGGCGAGGTGGCGCTCGAAGAGGTGGGCTGCCGGCTGGTCGAGCTGGGCCAGACCCTGCATGGCCTGAGCGGCCGGTTGCGCGTGTCGCCCGGTCAGGTGTCCATCGAAACGGTTTCCGGCCGGATCGGTGAGGGGGACTTTTCGATGGACGGCACCGTTCCAATCGCCGGCATGCAGCCGGCCGGGGCCGACCTGCGCATAGCGGCCCATGCCCTGCCGCTGGTTTGGCCCGATACCATGGAGGCGAAGATCGGCGCCGATCTGACCCTCAAGGGCGATGCCCGGCAGCTTGTGCTGCAAGGTCAAGTGGTGCTGCTGGAAGGGATCTACTATAAAGATTTCAAGCTGAACCTGCTCTCCGCGCTCACCGAAACCCAGCGCCCGGAGCCGTTGCCGGCGCAATGGCAGGCGCCCGAATGGATGGAGAAGATCCGGCTCGATGTCATCATCACCCATCGCTATCCCTTGCTCGTGGACAATAACGTGGCCCGGCTCGAGATCGTACCGGATTTGAAATTGACCGGCAGCGTCGCCCGGCCCCTGCTCGACGGCCGCGCCCAGGTCGCCGAAGGCGAGATCATTTTCCGGAAGAAATCCTTCACGGTCAAACGCGGTGTCGTCGATTTCGTCAATCCCTACCGCATCGAGCCGATCCTGGACATACAGGCCGAAGCCCGGATCCGAGAGTGGCTGATCGGCTTGTCGGCCCAGGGAACGCCGCAGCAATTGAAGGTCCGATTGAGTTCCGATCCGCCCGAATCGGATGCCAATATCCTTTCGCTGATCGTGTTCGGTCAGACGAGCAGTGAATTTTCCAGCAACGGTGGCGGCGGAACCACCACCGGTCAGATGCTGGCCGCCCTGGTGGCATCGACCTGGGGGGAAGATATCCAGAAGGAGACCGGCCTCGATATCCTCGAGGTGGAGACCGGCGGTGATACCCAGGGCGAAGATCGCATCGAGCTGACCGTCGGAAAGAAATTGACGTCGCGCCTGACCCTGAAGTATGCCTTGGAGTCCAAGAACAACCAGCTGGTTCAGCGGGCCATCTCCGAATATCGTCTCCTGGAGCACATGTCGGCCAGCGGCTTTCAGGACACCGCCGGAAACTACGGCGGCGAACTCCTATTCCGGATCGAATTCAGATGA
- a CDS encoding electron transfer flavoprotein subunit alpha/FixB family protein, whose amino-acid sequence MAQIFAYIAHKGGVVDDTAAELAVAARKIDASAEVTAIVTGSGGDVDKACEGAAKLYAQVWKFNHADLAYPNAEIVRKLLTNVLPKDGIVLIPHDTFGMDLAPGLAIKLDSAYTPDVVGIDGMDGAAMKVVRQEFAGMAHAHMTCDTAAGAVLTLRPGSFQPENGAVSGSVTDKSGDIGDISAKRRFLEVVEAETGDVDITKADVLVSIGRGIEDQDNIGVAEELAEAMGAVVSCSRPIVDAKWLEKSRQVGTSGKTVKPKVYMALGISGSFQHLGGIKGSPFIVAVNKNPKAPIFQVADVGIVEDILEFMPALTEKLG is encoded by the coding sequence ATGGCTCAGATATTTGCCTATATCGCTCACAAAGGTGGGGTTGTCGACGACACGGCCGCCGAACTGGCCGTGGCGGCGCGTAAGATTGACGCCTCTGCAGAAGTAACGGCCATTGTGACCGGCTCCGGCGGCGATGTGGATAAAGCTTGCGAAGGTGCGGCGAAACTCTATGCCCAGGTATGGAAGTTCAACCATGCCGACCTGGCCTATCCCAATGCCGAGATCGTGCGCAAGCTGTTGACCAACGTATTGCCCAAAGATGGTATCGTTCTGATTCCCCACGACACCTTCGGCATGGATCTGGCTCCGGGCCTGGCCATCAAGTTGGATTCGGCCTATACACCGGATGTGGTGGGCATCGACGGCATGGACGGCGCCGCGATGAAAGTCGTCCGTCAGGAGTTTGCCGGTATGGCCCATGCCCACATGACCTGCGATACGGCCGCCGGCGCGGTGCTGACCCTCCGCCCGGGCTCTTTCCAGCCTGAAAACGGCGCGGTTTCCGGGAGCGTGACCGATAAATCCGGCGACATCGGCGACATCAGCGCCAAACGCCGTTTCCTCGAAGTGGTGGAAGCCGAAACCGGCGATGTGGACATCACCAAGGCCGACGTGCTGGTCTCCATCGGCCGAGGCATAGAAGATCAGGACAATATCGGGGTCGCCGAAGAGCTGGCCGAGGCCATGGGCGCCGTGGTGAGCTGCTCGCGTCCCATCGTCGATGCCAAGTGGCTGGAAAAATCCCGCCAGGTGGGTACGTCCGGCAAGACAGTGAAACCCAAAGTCTACATGGCGCTGGGCATCAGCGGTTCGTTCCAGCATCTGGGCGGCATCAAGGGCTCGCCGTTCATCGTCGCGGTGAACAAGAATCCCAAGGCCCCCATTTTCCAGGTGGCCGATGTGGGTATCGTCGAAGATATCCTTGAGTTCATGCCGGCCTTGACCGAGAAGTTGGGCTAA
- a CDS encoding electron transfer flavoprotein subunit beta/FixA family protein, which yields MEILVCVKRVPDTAENEIEIKGDGTDIERDDLVYSVNEWDNYATEEAIQIRDNVGGSVTVVTVGDDEAEEVLRRQMAMGADKGILLSDDAFEGSDGRGIAAILKAIVEKGNYDLILTGAQADDGAAQVGGMLAAMLDLPYASLVNKVEVGSGKTIKVGREIEGGNQEMNEIELPCVLSIQTGINEPRYVGIRGIRKVASVEIPTHGAGDLGLSADSIGAGAARVKRVDYFTPEMGAGAEILEGSIEEKIDKLIELLKAKGGLK from the coding sequence ATGGAGATTCTGGTATGCGTGAAACGGGTTCCGGACACCGCCGAAAATGAAATCGAGATCAAAGGCGACGGAACCGACATCGAACGTGATGACCTGGTCTATTCGGTCAATGAGTGGGACAACTATGCCACGGAAGAAGCCATTCAGATCCGTGACAACGTAGGCGGCTCGGTCACCGTGGTCACCGTCGGCGACGATGAGGCCGAAGAGGTGCTGCGGCGGCAGATGGCCATGGGTGCGGACAAGGGCATTCTGCTCTCCGACGACGCATTCGAAGGTTCGGATGGACGTGGCATCGCCGCCATTTTAAAGGCCATCGTGGAAAAGGGGAACTACGACCTCATCCTGACCGGTGCCCAGGCCGACGACGGCGCGGCCCAGGTGGGCGGCATGCTGGCCGCCATGCTGGATCTGCCCTATGCATCCCTGGTCAACAAGGTCGAGGTCGGCAGCGGCAAGACCATCAAGGTCGGCCGTGAAATCGAAGGCGGCAACCAGGAGATGAACGAGATCGAATTGCCCTGCGTGCTCTCCATCCAGACCGGTATCAACGAGCCGCGTTACGTGGGCATCCGCGGTATCCGCAAAGTGGCCTCGGTCGAGATCCCGACCCATGGTGCCGGCGACCTGGGTCTGTCCGCCGACAGCATCGGCGCCGGCGCGGCCCGCGTGAAACGCGTGGATTACTTCACGCCTGAGATGGGTGCGGGTGCCGAAATCCTGGAAGGCAGCATTGAAGAGAAGATCGATAAACTGATTGAACTTTTGAAAGCCAAAGGAGGGTTGAAATAA
- a CDS encoding (Fe-S)-binding protein, whose product MDFALIPPASGSFWFIPAWLIYTLIPVVGITLFIYIIVMRLKPMVLAAPDKPINELPQRIFQVIRIWLLQYRHPRYMAAGVLHILLFAGFLLLGLRSLELMFVGIKPGFHLPGLGGTFGAIYGVLRSYAATWVLVVAVWAMYRRLVVKPARYEVPAKYGKPHTAEAVFVLGLISILVLAEGFFEGSLVAAQKQQGMEAHYLAPFTLAWIFHHVLAAAPKGMLQFIHSFSYFVHDVTFFFFLCFLPFGKHFHVITSLFNVFLMRVQRGNIKPVKYGVSREQLDDLESFGVKKLEDFTWRHILHFYSCVDCGRCSDNCPANAVGRPLSPRFISIKGRNLVFAKYPVFGEPKAGDEPLIGTTYEEDEIWSCTTCGACEQECPVGIEYIDKIVDLRRGMVDEGMVPQSLQKPLSAIEKRGNPWGKMEKKRAEWTKALDESINVKALDAGEQAEVLYFVDSITSFDDRMQSIGQATAKLLHSAGADFGILGKSEKDSGHEVRRFGEEMLFQSLREHNTEMIKESGATKIVTADPHALNALKSDYEGLPPVEHVSQFLLKQVRKGTLKFKPVEDGNKVYTYHDPCYLGRHNGIYEDPRELIDALPGIRRVDMLRSRDRSFCCGGGGLMLFYEPEEDQRMGVLRVRMAEEAGANVIVTACPFCLVNIEDAIKVAGLEGKMEAIDLSELMAAHLVD is encoded by the coding sequence ATGGATTTTGCATTGATTCCACCAGCTAGCGGCTCGTTTTGGTTCATCCCCGCATGGCTCATCTACACTTTGATCCCCGTGGTCGGCATCACGCTCTTCATCTATATCATCGTGATGCGGTTAAAACCCATGGTTTTGGCCGCCCCGGACAAACCGATCAACGAGTTGCCGCAGCGAATTTTCCAAGTCATCAGAATCTGGCTCCTTCAGTATCGTCATCCCCGCTACATGGCCGCCGGCGTTTTGCATATCCTGCTTTTCGCGGGTTTTCTGCTTCTGGGGCTGCGCTCTCTGGAGTTGATGTTCGTCGGCATCAAGCCGGGATTCCACCTGCCCGGATTGGGTGGAACGTTCGGTGCGATTTATGGGGTTCTGCGTTCCTATGCCGCCACCTGGGTACTGGTCGTCGCGGTGTGGGCCATGTACCGCCGACTGGTCGTCAAACCGGCGCGCTATGAGGTGCCGGCCAAATACGGCAAGCCGCATACTGCCGAAGCGGTTTTCGTGTTGGGTCTGATTTCCATTCTGGTGCTTGCCGAGGGTTTTTTCGAGGGCAGTCTGGTGGCCGCCCAGAAACAGCAGGGCATGGAGGCTCATTATCTGGCGCCATTCACCCTGGCCTGGATTTTCCATCACGTGCTGGCAGCGGCACCCAAGGGCATGCTGCAATTCATTCATTCGTTTTCATACTTCGTTCATGATGTGACCTTCTTTTTCTTCCTGTGCTTCCTGCCGTTCGGCAAACACTTCCACGTCATCACCTCGCTGTTCAACGTCTTTTTGATGCGCGTCCAGCGCGGCAATATCAAGCCGGTCAAATACGGGGTCAGCCGCGAGCAGCTCGACGACCTCGAATCGTTCGGCGTCAAAAAGCTGGAAGATTTCACCTGGCGCCACATCCTGCATTTTTATTCCTGCGTGGATTGCGGGCGCTGTTCGGACAATTGCCCGGCCAATGCGGTCGGCCGTCCCCTGTCGCCGCGCTTTATCTCGATCAAGGGCCGTAACCTGGTGTTTGCCAAATATCCGGTTTTCGGCGAACCCAAGGCCGGCGACGAACCGTTGATCGGCACGACCTATGAAGAAGACGAAATCTGGTCCTGCACCACCTGCGGCGCCTGCGAGCAGGAGTGCCCGGTGGGCATCGAATATATCGACAAGATCGTGGACCTGCGCCGCGGCATGGTCGACGAAGGCATGGTGCCCCAATCCCTGCAAAAGCCGCTGAGCGCCATCGAGAAGCGCGGCAATCCCTGGGGCAAGATGGAGAAGAAACGCGCCGAGTGGACCAAGGCGCTCGACGAATCGATCAACGTAAAGGCTCTCGACGCCGGGGAACAGGCCGAAGTGCTCTACTTCGTGGACAGCATCACCTCGTTCGACGACCGCATGCAGTCCATCGGCCAGGCCACGGCCAAACTGCTTCATTCGGCCGGTGCCGATTTCGGTATTCTCGGTAAAAGCGAAAAGGACAGCGGCCATGAAGTCCGTCGTTTCGGCGAGGAGATGCTCTTCCAGAGCCTGCGTGAACACAACACCGAGATGATCAAGGAGTCCGGCGCCACCAAGATCGTCACCGCCGATCCCCATGCCCTCAATGCCCTGAAAAGTGATTACGAGGGACTGCCGCCGGTCGAACACGTCAGCCAGTTCCTGCTCAAACAGGTCCGCAAGGGCACTCTGAAATTCAAGCCCGTCGAAGATGGGAATAAGGTTTACACCTACCACGATCCATGCTACCTGGGACGCCATAACGGTATTTACGAGGACCCCCGTGAATTGATCGACGCCCTTCCGGGTATTCGCAGAGTCGACATGCTGCGCAGTCGCGACCGCTCGTTCTGTTGCGGCGGCGGCGGATTGATGCTCTTTTACGAACCCGAAGAAGATCAACGCATGGGTGTTCTGCGCGTCAGAATGGCGGAAGAGGCCGGTGCCAACGTCATCGTGACAGCCTGCCCGTTCTGCCTGGTGAACATCGAAGACGCAATCAAGGTCGCCGGTCTGGAAGGCAAGATGGAAGCCATCGATTTGTCCGAACTGATGGCCGCACATCTGGTCGATTGA
- a CDS encoding long-chain-fatty-acid--CoA ligase, giving the protein MTATVAYQDKPWLKHYQSGVPEVPEYENLCLPEFLDRTVSRFPNKMALNFEGYTLNYTQLKDMVDRFATCLHNFGVRKGDAVAILLPNVIPCVAAYYAIHRVGAIAVMNNPLYSDRELEHQLNDSGSKVLVTIDLLAKRMVALRPKTKIKQIVYTSIGDYLPFPKNLLFPLVGKKKGLLADVAPADELYRWKDLIAKTQPAPPKVTLSFDDVAMYQYTGGTTGVSKGAMLTHGNLSKQVQQGAAWFPHVDSENIAMGALPFFHVFGLSCVMNMGIYYGWGIILIPKPQPDQLIASIKKTKPTFAALVPTMYIGILQHPECGSIDMSSIDNMFSGSAPLPVEVIKEFEARTKGIIVEGYGLTESSPVTHINPCGEGSLRKVGSIGLPVSDTECRIVDLNDGKTDVPVGESGELLIRGPQVMKGYLNRPEATAETLADGWLHTGDIAKMDEDGYFYIIDRKKDMVISGGYNIYPRDIEEIYFEHPKVVEATAIGIPHPSRGEAVKVFIVLKEGETATQEEMVAYVADKLAKYKWPTEIEFRKELPKTNVGKVLRKDLREEELKRRK; this is encoded by the coding sequence GTGACAGCGACAGTGGCCTACCAGGACAAACCCTGGCTGAAACACTACCAATCCGGCGTTCCTGAAGTTCCCGAGTACGAAAACCTCTGCCTGCCAGAATTCCTGGATCGAACCGTCAGTCGTTTTCCAAACAAGATGGCACTCAATTTCGAGGGGTACACGCTCAACTATACCCAGCTCAAAGACATGGTGGACCGATTTGCCACCTGCCTCCACAATTTCGGTGTCCGCAAGGGAGACGCCGTGGCCATTCTGCTGCCCAACGTCATTCCCTGCGTGGCCGCTTATTATGCTATTCACCGGGTCGGGGCAATCGCCGTGATGAACAACCCGCTCTATTCCGACCGGGAGTTGGAGCACCAGCTGAACGATTCGGGCTCCAAGGTGCTCGTCACCATTGATCTGCTGGCCAAGCGCATGGTCGCCCTGCGCCCCAAAACCAAGATCAAACAGATCGTCTACACCAGCATCGGGGATTACCTGCCTTTTCCCAAAAATCTGCTCTTTCCCCTGGTCGGTAAAAAGAAGGGCCTCCTGGCCGATGTGGCCCCGGCAGACGAGCTCTATCGTTGGAAAGATCTGATCGCCAAGACCCAGCCCGCCCCACCCAAGGTCACGCTCTCCTTCGACGATGTGGCCATGTACCAGTACACCGGCGGCACCACCGGCGTGAGCAAGGGCGCCATGCTGACCCACGGCAACCTGAGCAAACAGGTGCAGCAGGGAGCCGCGTGGTTCCCGCACGTCGACAGCGAGAATATCGCCATGGGCGCCCTGCCCTTTTTCCATGTATTCGGACTCTCCTGCGTCATGAACATGGGGATCTATTATGGATGGGGGATCATTCTCATTCCCAAACCCCAACCGGACCAATTGATCGCCTCGATCAAAAAGACCAAACCCACCTTTGCCGCGCTGGTGCCCACCATGTACATCGGCATTCTCCAGCACCCCGAATGCGGCAGCATCGACATGAGCTCCATCGACAACATGTTTTCGGGCAGTGCGCCGCTTCCCGTGGAGGTGATCAAGGAGTTCGAAGCCCGCACCAAGGGCATCATCGTGGAGGGATACGGCCTCACGGAGAGCTCTCCGGTGACGCATATCAATCCGTGCGGTGAGGGCAGCCTGCGCAAGGTCGGCAGCATCGGCCTTCCGGTTTCCGACACCGAATGCCGCATCGTGGATCTCAACGACGGCAAGACCGACGTACCGGTGGGCGAAAGCGGCGAACTGCTGATCCGGGGGCCCCAGGTGATGAAGGGCTATCTCAACCGACCGGAAGCCACGGCCGAAACCCTGGCCGACGGATGGCTGCACACCGGCGACATCGCCAAGATGGACGAGGACGGTTATTTTTATATCATCGACCGCAAGAAGGACATGGTCATCTCCGGCGGGTATAACATTTACCCGAGGGACATCGAGGAGATCTACTTCGAACATCCCAAGGTCGTCGAAGCGACGGCCATCGGCATTCCCCACCCGTCGCGCGGAGAAGCCGTGAAGGTGTTCATCGTGTTGAAAGAGGGCGAAACCGCCACCCAGGAAGAGATGGTCGCCTATGTGGCCGATAAGCTCGCCAAATACAAATGGCCCACCGAAATCGAATTCCGCAAGGAGCTTCCCAAGACCAACGTGGGCAAGGTGCTGCGCAAGGATCTGCGCGAGGAGGAGTTGAAGCGCAGGAAGTAA